GACGACCGCGACCGCAAGCATGTGTGGACCCCGCCACGCTCGGTCGTGATGCCGGAGCGGGTACCCGCCTGGTCATGGCCACTCCTTCCACTGTCCGATCCGACCTTCGGCGAGCCCGCCGATTCGGCCTTCTCCGCCGACGTCACCTTCCGTCTTGCCCTCATTGCTCAGCTGAGCGGTCGAGAGATCGAGCTGATATAGCTTCCCGGACGGCCGGACCGATTAGCTTTCCGGTCAACACATGACTGCAATCGACCCTGACACGCTGATCGACGATACCACGTTCGCCGATCTGGGCCTCGCCCAACCTCTGCTCGCCGCCCTCTCCGATGCCGGCTATGAGCGTCCTACGCCCATTCAGCGCGATGCGATTCCGCTCGCGCTGAAAGGGCGCGATCTGATCGGCCTCGCCCAGACGGGCACCGGCAAGACGGCCAGCTTTACGCTGCCGATGGTGCATCGACTGCTGGGCGGACCGCGGCGGACGCGCGTGCTGGTGCTCACACCCACCCGTGAGCTTTGTCTCCAGGTGGAGGAGAGTGTCCGGAAGTATTCCAAGTACGCGCCGGTGGATGTGATCCCCGTGTTCGGCGGTGTCGGCTACGAGCCGCAGGAACGTGCGTTGCGCGCCGGCGTCGACGTGGTCGTCGCCACGCCCGGACGCTTGCTCGACCATCTCGAGAAACGCAACGTCGACTTCTCGTATCTCGAGACGTTGGTGCTCGACGAAGCGGATCGCATGCTCGACATGGGCTTCGCGCCGCAGCTCAATCGCATCGTCGAACAGGTGCCCCGCTATCGGCAGACGCTCCTGTTCAGCGCAACGATGCCACCCGAGGTCGAGGCGCTCGCGCGCAAGTATCTCCGCAAGCCCGTCGTGGTGCAGGTCGGTCGTCGGTCGTCGGCCGCGACCACGGTGACGCACGCGGTGTACCCGGTGCCGCGTCACCTCAAGAACGACCTGCTCGTGCATCTGCTCACGAAGAAAGCGCATGATTCGGTGCTGGTCTTCACGCGCACGAAGAGTGGCGCCGATCGTGTGGTGCAAGATCTCGAGAAAGCGGGTGTGAAGGCGGGCGCCATGCATGCCGACAAGTCGCAGCGCGAGCGCATGGCCGCGCTCGAAGACTTCAAGTCGGGCAAGCTGCGGGTGCTCGTGGCCACCGATATTGCGCAGCGTGGCCTCGATATCTCGGGCATCACGCACGTGATCAACTACGACGTGCCGCAGCAACCGGAAGATTACGTGCACCGGATCGGCCGGACGGGCCGCGCCGCCAGCACCGGCGATGCGTACACGTTCATGGCGGCCGAAGATATCGGCATGGTGCGCACGATCGAGCGCACGATCGGCCAGGAGATTCCGCGCGTGAGCGTGCCGGGGTTCGACTTCGGCACCTGATCATACCTGATCCTCCGCGTTATCGTCGTTGCACGCGCCCGAGACGCGACACCGTGATGGTGTCGGCTCGGGCGCTTCGTTTCAGTATGAGTCGCAGATTGGCGGCCCCCACGCCGAGCCCCGATGGCGCGTAGCTGAGCGAGTCCCGCGTGGCCTCGAGCGTAAGTCCGCTGCCGTGGAAGTCGCCCACGGCGATCGTGTCGCGACCCACGTGCACCACGACGCGCACTCCCGCTTCATCGAAGCGCACGGCGGTCCGGTCACCGGTGGCGATCGCGTGATCGCGCGCGAGTGCGAGGAGGTCGGCGGTTTCCTGTGCGGCCATCGCCACATCGAGCGCGGCGAAGAGCGCACAGCCCGATGCGATCGCGAGCGCGGCCAGACTGCCGGTGAGCACGAGTACCCAGAGTTGCTCGATCAGCGTCGCACCGTGGCGACGACGGCGCGGGCTCTTGGCGTGGCGCGAAACGTGAATCGGTGTCATGAGCGCAGGGTGTCGTGGACGGGTCGCGGCGACTATATCGAGAGGCATCGCGTCGCTCGTCGCGTTGGACCACACGATCACTCCGAGGTCGTCGAACGGTGTCATCCGAACTTCGCCGTCATCATCGTCGCAACGCCCACCCGCTCACCTCGCCTCGCCGGCTGGCCACACACTTCGCGCTCGCGGCGTTGAGCGTGGTGGCGAGCGCTACGACCGCGTGCAGCGGTTCCATCCCCAGCACCACCAGCGAACTCAACTCGGGGCAGGCGGTCATGGACCTCGGGACGCTCGTGGGCGAACTCCGTGAAGAAAATTCGATGATGCAGGCACAGATCGATTCGCTACGCGGCGCCCTCGCGTATCAGGATACGATCGTGCGACAGCTGGCCGCCGGCGCCGGGGTCCAGGTGCGCTCGCCTGCGCTCTCGACGCCCTGAATAGGTGATGACGCGATAGATTATCGCGATCACTCCCAACCACCCGATCCATCATTTCTGATATGCGGATTGCGATTTCCACCGGCGGCGGCGACGCCCCGGGACTCAACGCCGTCATTCGGGCGGCGGTGCTGTCGGCCCGTACCCGCGGCTGGGACGTGCTTGGCATCAAGCGCGGCTACGCCGGACTCCTTGGCGAGGACGAGATTGTCCCGCTGACGGAAGAGACGGTGCGCGGCATCGCGAATCAGGGCGGCACGATCATCAAGACGACGAATCGCGGCAGCCCGTTCGCGTATCCGATCCTGCAGCCCGATGGGACCTGGAAGAACGTCGATCGCTCCGACGAACTCGTGGAGAATGCCCGCAATCTTGGCATCGAAGCAATTATCTCGATCGGCGGCGACGGCTCGCTGAAGATTGCGTCGCAACTGGCGGCCAAAGGCATGCGCGTGATCAGCGTGCCCAAGACGATCGACAACGATGTCCCCGGCACGGTGACCACGTTCGGCTTCGACACGGCAGTGAATACGGCCATGGAAGCGATCGACAAGCTGCATACCACGGCGGAATCGCACGATCGCGTCATGGTGCTGGAAGTGATGGGGCGCGACGCCGGATTCATCGCGCTGCACGCCGGAGTCGCCGGTACGGCCGATGTGATTCTGATTCCTGAGATCGCGTGGGATATCGAAAAAGTCTGTGAGAAGATCATGGACCGCGACGCGGCCGGACGGCGCTTCAGCATCGTGGTGGTCGCCGAGGGCTCGAAGCCCAAGGGTGGGATGGAGTCGATCATCGGCGCGTCGCTGCCGGGGCAGGATCGTCGCCTCGGCGGAATCGCCGAACGGATGGGCTACGACATTCAGCGCATCACTGGTAAGGAGACCCGCTCCATGGTGCTCGGGCATCTCCAGCGCGGCGGCTCGCCCACGGGCTATGATCGACTGCTGGCGACCCGCTTCGGCGCAGCGGCGGTGCAGGCGGTGGCCGACAAGCGGTGGGGCCACATGGTCGCGCTGCAGTCGCCGCACCTGGTTACGATCCCCATTGCCGACGTGCTCAAGGAAACGAAGCGCGTCGACCCGGCCCACGATGTGGTGCAGGCCGCCCGGATGATGGGCATCTCTTTTGGGGATTAACGGCGAAGTAGGGAGTCGGGAGTAGGGGGTAGGGAGACACGCACTCCATACCTCCTACTCCCTACCCCTTACTGTTTTTAAGACAGCCCCTGTCCTCTGTTACGGACGCTGTCTGTTACCTCACGATCCCTCCCCCTGTCCGTAGGGTACCGTGGTGCCGATACTTACACCGCAGCAGCGCGCCAGCCGACGGTCGGGTCCGTCTTGGCATGGACCCTGCCCTAGAGAGACATCGGGACGTCCGTATGCTCTCCGTGGTGGACGGCGCGCGAAGTCCTGCAGGAGGTAGGCATGTTTCAGATGAATTGGCGAATCCTTGCTACGACAGCCGTGCTGAGTCTGACGCTCAGTGCGGGGCGCGCCTACGCGCAGGGTCGAAGCGAGAAGAACGATAAGACGGATATCCCGAAGGACTATCGGCCGCCCGCCGGCATGTGTCGCGTGTGGGTCGACGGCGTACCGGCCGCTCAGCAGCCGGCACCCACCGACTGCGCCAGCGCCGTGCGCAACAAGCCGGCAAACGGACGCGTGATCTACGGGGAGGATGCGGCGAAAGGCAGGAAGCCGGATCTTCCGATCAAAGGGTTTGCGAAGCCCGGGGACAAGAAGGGCGCTCCGCTGATTCCGCCTGATCTCTCTCAGGTAGATCCGCGGGCGCGGGAGGCGTGGGAGGCAAAAAAGATCACGGACGCGCAGTTGCATGGAGACCAGCCGGCGAATTTCTCGCCGGCTTCGTCGTATCCAGGGTCGGCGGTGTCACCGCAGGGGCCCACAGGGTCATACGGCGGGTACGTCACGCCGGGTGGTGTCGTGGTGCCGGGGGCGGTGAACGATCCGCGCTACTTCAACCAGGCGCCGGGCGTGCGTCCGCCGGGCTACGGCTCGGCGACCTGTCTCGATCGCGACGGCGATGGCTGGTGCGACGATCAGCGCTATGGCCCGCCGGTGTGCAACGACCTCGATAAGGACGGTCGGTGCGATGATCTGCCGGAGTACGCGTCGCGGGCCTATCCGCAGGTCCTGCCGCCCATGCGCTCGGTGATGGATGTGCTGCAAGGGCGACCGAGCACCGAGATCATGCAGTGGCTTGGCACGAACGAATTCACCGTGCGAGTGCCCGACCAGGGGCGCGGCGGCGTGCCGTGGCGCGCCATCTTCCTCGATCAGAGCAACGAGCTGCTGCAGGTGTGGACCGACGTGAACCGCGACGGACGCGCCGACCGCATCGAGATCTTCAAGAACGGCCAGCGCGTGAAGCTGATACAGCGCTGAGTACCGCGTGCCGAGCGCTTACGCGCCGGCGACTGCCGCTGAGCGACCGCTGGTCTCGTCGGGGAAATACGATTCGGCACACTCGTCACACAGGCCGTGCGAAAGCACGGCCTGTGTGCGTTCGGCCACGAACGTCTCGAGCTTCTGCCACTGGGCCTCCGGTTGGTCGCGTACGGCTTTGCAATGCATGCAGATGTGTACGAAGCCGCTGAGGGCCTGCGTGAGCCGCTGCTCGACGGTGCGCCGCGCGGCCAGTTCGGCGTCGTACGAGAGCCGGAAGAAGGTGGCGAGAATGCTCAGGCCGACCAGCAGCTGCGACGCCCACGCCAGCATCGTCACCCGTCCCAGCGCCGCGCCGCCGTCGGGGAGCTGCGATGCCGTGAACGACGCCAGCCCGTACACGGCGAGCGCGATCGACGCCGCGGCGCGCTCGAAGCGCGGCAACGGGTTCGCCGTGGCCAGTCGCCATGCCGCGATCAGCAGAAGAAACAGCATCACGCCGAGGTTCAGTCGATTCTGATCGCCCGAGCGCATCATGGAGCCAAGCAGCTCCGTGCCGAGCGCTACGCCGATGGCCACGACCGGAATGAGCCACACGCGGAAACGATCGCCGCGCAATGCAAAGGTGCCGGCCAGAATCGTCATGGCGAACCCCACGCGCATCATCGCCGCCACACTTCCGATCCACGGCGTCGGATACGGAATGCCCCACACACTGCTCCACACATAGCGCGCCACGAGCAGCGCCCAGGCACTCGCCCAATACACGGCCAGCCGTTCGCGACGCACCATGCCCACGTATGCGAGGGCGAGGAAGCAGATCCCGGCGATCATCGTGGGAACGCCCGACCGGAACAGTCCGTCGCGCCACATCAGCGGGAGGTCCGGTCGCGGGCGACCTCGTCGTGCCGGAAGCACGAGACCAGATGATCGTTCACCAGCCCGACGGCCTGCATGTACGCATAGCAGATGGTGGTGCCCACGAATCGGAAGCCGCGCGCCTTCAGATCTTTGGAAATTGCATCGGAGATGGCACTCTGCGTTGGGATCTGGCTCGACGCCGTCAGTCGATGATCGACCGGCGTGCCATCGACGAAGCGCCAGAGGTACGCGTCGAACGATCCGAAGGCCTCTTGCACGCCCAGAAAGGCACGCGCATTGCCCACCGTGCTCACGAGCTTCTGGCGATGCCGAACGAGCCCGGCGTTCTGCATCAGCGTGTCGACCCGGTCCGGTCCGAATGCCGCGATCGCATCAACGTCCCACTGCGCAAAGGCCTCGCGGTAGTGCTCGCGTTTGGCGAGCACCGTCGACCAGCTCAAACCTGCCTGAGCGCCTTCGAGTGTGATGAACTCGAACAGCGTGCGATCGTCGTGTACCGGTACACCCCACTCGTCATCGTGATATGCCACGTCGAGCGGTTTGACAGGCCAGGTACAACGAACCGGAATGCTCATCTGTGGAATTTAGTGGCGCGCCCTTGAATGATCCAACGAAACCGGAAAGTGCAGTAGATTTCACAGGTGCGCACTCCACGTGATCGTTACCTACCCCCCGACCGCGACGCCTTTGTCGCGGCGAAGCCGCCGACCGGGCGCGTCATCGTCATCGCGCCGACGCGTGCGGCCTGTGAGACGATCGAGCTCGCAGTCGGCCTGCACCTCGACACCTTTCTCGAACGCACGCGAGGGGACGACCTGCGACGCCTCGCGTCGAGCGGCCAAGGCTTTGGCATTGTTGCGGGCACGGGCACGGGTAAGACACTGGCGATTCGTCCCATCGCTGAAACGATTCTTGGTACGACCGAGCTGAAAGCAGGCGTCGTGAATCGCGAACGGGAAGCGACACCGGAAACGCCGTCGTGGAATGTGGTGGTCATCACGACCGGCATCGCGCGCCGGTGGTTTCAGGACGGCGATATCCAGCCCACCGACACGCTGGTGGTCGACGAGATCCACCAGACCAGTGCGGAGCTCGAGCTGTGTCTCGCGCTCGGCAAGCGCGTGGGATGTCGATTCATCTGGTTGTCGGCGACAGTCGACCCCACGTTCTACTCGCGCTATCTCGAGAGCGCGGATGTGTTGCAGGTCTCGGCATTCGATGCCACGAAGGCCGCCAAGGTCGAAGTGGAACGGAAGCAGCCGCTGAATTTTCTCGACGACAAGTTCCTGCAGAAGGTGTCCCGCTCGGAGCGGGGCGTGGCGATCTTCCTGCCCACCCGCGCGTCGGTCGAAGAGGCGGCGGAGTGGGTTCGCCTGCGCTATCCACGCATTACGGCCGCGCACTATCACGGCGGCGAACCGATTCGTGTCATCCGTCCGTTTCTCGAGGGCGTGGTGCCGAAGCCGTTCTTCCTCGCGATGACGGCGGCCGGTCAGAGCGCGTTGAATGTGCCGGGGCTCGACACCGTGATCATCGACGACACGCGCTTCACCAACGTGATCGACCGCGGACGCAACGTGCTCACGCGCGTGCACCTGGGATCGAATGAGATCCTGCAGATGGCCGGACGCGTGCATGGCCGCGTTGAGAATGGCCGTGTGTACATTCTGAGCGATCGCGATATCCGCTTCGAGTCGCTCAAGCCCACGGCGCCCGACTTTCAGTTGGCGGGAGACTCCGAGCGCGTGGCGCTCACCTGCGCCGACCTTGGCGTCCAGGCGGACGCCCTCGACCTGCCGGTACCGCTCGATCGCGTGGCGTACCGCAAGGCGATTGCGCATCTCGAGTCGCGAGGACTGATCGAGAACGGACGGCTGACCACGTACGGCAAGGCCGTGGAAGCGTTGCCGGTGGATCGAGCATGGGGAGAGCTCATCGTGAACGGCGATGACGAACTGCTGCCGATGCTGGCGGTGATGAGCGGCATCGACTCGCTGCATCGCATGACGCGCGAAGGGCGCGATCTAGAAGGGTTGGTGGTGCGCGGCAGTGATCATCTCACGGCGTACAACGTCTACGCCGACGGCTTCCGTGCGGCCGGTTACATCGGGGAAGTGTACGGGCTGTCGCGGCACATGTTCGACGCCGAGCGGATCGCGCAGTGGGCCGAGCAGCGCGGGGTGCTCGTGAAGTCGCTGGAAGATGCGGCGCTTGCGATGGCCAGCGTATACCGCTCGGTAGGCATGCCGTTGCCGACCACGTTGCCGCTGGTGCGTCCTGACGTACAGCGACGCTTCGGCGATCTGCTCGCGCGCTTCATGCCGTTCGATCTGGTGATCGAGGAGCAGACACCAGAGGGGCACGAGGCGCGCGTGTCGAAAACGAGCGTGTGCGGCAGCTGGGGTGCCGTGGCAGGCCCGCTGCGCTACTTCGCCGATCGCTTCGGTGTGCCGCGGGCCAGCATCGAAGGCACGCAGCTGTCGATCGAACTGATCAAGCAGTACGCGCAGCGTCATTTGCCGGAGTTGGCCCTCGATCCCGATCGGAAGCAGTCGCCGGTGTTGTTGCGCCGACGGCTCACCTACTTCGGATTCGAACTGGCGCGCGAGAGTGAAGGTCTCGACGAATTTCCGCCGGAGCATGCGCAGGCGGCGCGGCACCTTCTGGCCGAAGCGGCGGCGCGCAATGAATTGCGGCATGCGTCCGCGCGTCGCAATCAGCCGGTGGTCGAGGAAATCCGCGAAGTGTGGCGACGCCTTGGCGGGATCACGCCGCGTCTCGGGCAGGCGGAGCTGACCGCGTGGTACGAGCAGCAGATGGGTGCGGCCACGAACTGGGAGACGATTCGGAACACGCCGATGTTGATCGATCGGCGGGATTTCGTCAGCCACGAACAGGTGGCCGAAGCACGCGCGATGCCGGGTGCGGTCGAGATTCGCGATCGTACGGTGCCGATGGATTACGACGTCGAGGAGCACGACGGACGGCTGGTGCCGGTGGTGAGGCTGCGCGTACCGGAGAAGCTGGCGCGCACGATGGTTCAGGAGGAGGTGCCGTCCCTCGATCGTCCGGTGCGCTTCGTGGTGCCGCGTGGTCAGCGTGGGTCAGTGCGTGCCGACACGCTCGACGACCTCCAGCACAAGCTCGACCTGCCTTTCACCGACGATGAGCGCACCCGTACCACAGAGCAGAAAGTCGAGCGGAAAGGCCACGACCGCGGCCGCGGAGGCGATCGCGGAGGCGCTCGCGGTGGTGAACGCGGTGGTGAACGCGGTGGTGAACGCGGCGGCGGCAAGAACGGACCCGGTGGCCACCGTCACCCGGGGAAGGGGCGGCGGCGGCGCTGACCGCAGGTCGTCAGTCAAGCGTCTTCCTGCGCCTAAACCGTCGTCTGGTAGGTCTCGACCCCCGTGATCAAAAATCCGCGAGCGAGATAATTCGGTAGCGCCGCCGGCGCGTCGAGCGTACAGGTGTGGAGCCAGACGCGCACGGCGCCCCACGCGAACGCCGTTTTGACGGCCTCGGCGACGAGCCACCCGCCGAGTCGACGGCCCAGTACGCGCTGATCGAGACCGATGTAGGCGATCTCTACCGACCCATCGGTGTGCCGTTCGAGCTCGAGGAAGCCAGCCGCCTCAGTCCAATCCTGACCGAGCTCTGCCGTCACGCGATAGATCTGAATCTCCGGGCGCGCGAGATGCGCGGCCAATGCGCCTTGGTCCCACGCGTCGCGGTCGTGCCAGTGCCACGGTTCGCCGATCTGCCGATAGAGCGCGCGCCAGGTCTCGACGGAACAGGGGTCTATCCGATCGAGCGTGGCATACACAGCGGGAGGATGCCCAAGCACCAATTGCTGAGGAGCGGACATCTCCAGATAGGTCCGCGTCACCTCGCGGGTTTGCGCCGACTGCCCGGAGGGTGCACCGGTCGGACTCATCGGTCCTAGTTTTTCGGATTCCATGTGGCCTTTTTCGCTCATGGTGAAAAATCGATGTTGTCGTAAGTGTTTGTCAAGAAGGAGCTTATCGTGGGATTATTGGCAGGGCTTGCGCATTGGACCGTACGGTCCTAATTTCCCTTCACGATGTCAGACCGCCGAACACAAATCCTGGACGCAGCCGCGACGTTGATCTCCGAGCGAGGGTTCACCTCGACCTCGGTCGACGACGTCATCAAAGGCGCGAAACTCAGTGGCAAGAGCCACTTCTATCACTACTTCAAGTCGAAAGAAGAACTCGGCTATGAGGTGTTGAACCGACAGTTCGAGCGATTTGCCGAACGCGGTCTCGCCATTCTTCGCGAGCCGATGATCGACCCGCTCGAACGGCTGAACCTGTTCATCGACGCCGTCGTGGCCCTGCAGTCGGAAAGTGGTGGTCGCCGTGGTTCGCCGTTCGGCAACCTGGCGGCCGAACTTGCCGACGCCCACGAGGGCTTTCGAGTCCGGATCGAGGCCGTCTTTGAACGCTGGGCCAGTCAGATCCGCTCGCTGCTGTGGGAAGCGCGTCCGCAGCTGCAGGACGACGTGGACGCGGTGCGGTTGTCCCGTTTCATCATTGCCGCCCTGGAAGGGGCCGTGTTGATGACGCGAGTGAAACGCGATCTCTCGGTGCTCGAGGGCATTGCCGAGGATCTGAAACGGTTCATCGCGATGCACGTGCGCGACAACGCGGCCATTCAGGTGAGCCGGCATCTCGAGTACGCAGGATCCTCACAGCACGGCATTGCGGGGAACATGTCCGTTCCCTCAATGGCAGGATGACGGCGACTGCTGCGCGCGGCGCAGACTCATGGAGAGCAGGATCATGGTGAGCATGGACAACGAGGCAGTGTTGCTGGCGACCGTTCCGCGCGACGCGACCGACGCGACCGACGCGACCGACGCGTCGGATCGGGGCGGTGATCGCGCGGCACGTCGTGCGCAGTTCGAGCGCGAGGCGCTGGTGCATCTCGATGCGCTGTACTCCTTCGCGCTGAAACTGGCACGCTCGCGCGATGACGCCGAGGATCTGGTGTCCGACACGCTGCTGCGCGCCCTCGAGCGGTGGGAGCAGTATCATCTCGGCACCAACATCCGCGCCTGGCTGTTCACGATTCTGTACCACGTGTTCGTGAGCCGGAAGCGTCGTATCGATGCGCGCGAAGTGCAGCAGCCGGAAGACACCGAGGGGTGGGCGCTGTTCGAGGCCGTCGGCGAGGCCGATCCGGAGGGACGATTCTACGACTCGTTTCTCGACGACGAGATCACGCGCGCTATCCGCTCGCTTCCCGAAGAGTATCGCGCCGCCGTGGTGTTGAGTGATCTGCAGGGGCTGCGGTATGCCGAGATTGCGAACGCGCTCGGTGTGCCCGAAGGCACGGTGAAGTCTCGGTTGTTCCGCGGGCGCCGTCTGCTCCAGCGTAAGCTCGCCAACTACGCGGTCGAGATGGGCTACTTGAAAGAGTCGGTCGTGCGCGCGGTCGTCACGCCCAATGTGACGTCGGTCGTCGGCGCGTAAACAGGCGCGATAGCAGACAGGCCAGCCCGATCAGGCGTCGCGGGCGAGTGAGCCGGCGGCGCCTGCGAGTTCGTGCAGTGCGCGCTCCACGGTCCCGCTCCACCGACGCAACTTTTCTCGAACGGCCGCCAGTTCAGCACGACTGGCGGCCGAGTCGCGTGCGGCATCGTCGTGCAGTGCACTGAGTTCCATCACCCGCGCCTTCATGACATCGAGCGCCCCCGTAAGCGCATCGCGCTCGCGCTCGGCGTCCTCGAGCAGCTCGTGTACGCGGGCGCGGGTTTGCGTCAGCAACGTACACATGGCGCGCCACGCATCGCGCTCGAGCGTGAGCTGACGACGCGACGCCGTATCCTCGGCGAGGCGTTCACGCAGACGCGCCAAGCGCTGCACCAACGATCCGTTGCCGTTGATCGCGGTACCTGGGCCAAGCACCGCGAGGGCGGCCTGGAGCTCCTTGTCGAGTTCGTGCGCCCGTCGTTCGAAGTCATCGCGTGCCGCGCGGGTTTCGTCGAGCGCGGCCAGCGCCTCGCGCAGCGCGCGCAACTCGACCGCGATTCGACGGACGCCACGCGCGTCGCCTTCGGAGACCAGCCACCGCAACGACGCGACGAAGCCACGCTCCAGCGTCAGGTCCGGATCGGACTCGGGTCGCGGGACGGCGTCGACTGCGCGGGCGGGGGTGCGCGGCGTCGTCATGCGCGGCGGGGGGACTCGCTCAAGGACGCGTGACCGTGCGCGCCCGATGACGGGCGGCCTTGGCGCGATTGCCGCAGGTCCCCATGTCGCACCAGCGACGCAGTCCGTTCTTCGTCCCGTCGAGAAACACGCGATGGCAGCGCGGATCGGCGCAGCGGCGCACTCGTGCCAGTTCCCCTTCCACCAGCGAGTCCGCCGCGGACTCGACGATCGGGATCATCAGACCGGCGAACGCATCTCCCGTGGGGACGAAGGCGCGTGCATACCCGCCCTCGGCGCGCGCGTCGAGCCGACGCGTTCCTGCGCTGCGTCCGAGTACCCGGTTGATCTCCAGGACGGCATCGTCGCGCACCCGATCGGTGAGGTTTCCCTTTTCCGCCAGCACTCGAAGCGCCGCGCGCACCCGACGTGCGTCGACGAGCGTCGCTGCGGCGGCGGCCGGCTGCAGCACCGCACGCCGGCGAATCCCCGCCGCTCGCTCGTCGTCGACCGCGCCGTGCTCCTTGAACCAGCTCAGGAGCGACTCGAAGTCCCGCAACAAATCGCCCCCGGGCGATTGCGCGGCGGCATCGGTGTTGACGAAGTCGAGCCAGAGTCTCGTGCGAGGGGGCACGGGTCCGGGTGGACGATCGCGCGAGTCGGCCCGTCGCGCGTCGGAGAGGGAGACGGGCATATCGTGGAGTCAGAAGAGCTAGGTTACTTGTATACGTGGCTGCGAGCAAGCGTTTCGAACCAACCTCGAGCCTTTTCTGCTTCGATCCGAGTGAATATGAACTTTCCCTTCGCGCGTGTTGCGGTTGGTTCGCGCAACCCGGTCAAGCTGGCGGCGGTGCGCGCCGTCCTGGAGCGCGTCCAGCCGGCCGTGGAGTTGTTCGCGGTTGACGTCGCGAGCGGCGTGCCCGACCAGCCGATGGGCGACGAGGAAACGCAACGGGGCGCCCGCAATCGAGCGATTGCCGCGCTTCAGCTGACCGGCGCCGAGCTTGCGGTTGGGCTCGAGGGCGGTGTGGTCGAGCTCGCGGACGGCCGCATGCGAAGTTGCGCCTGGGCCGTGGTGGTCGATCGCGAGGGTGTCGAGGGGTTGGGCGGCTCGCTGTCGATGCCGCTGCCGGATCTGGTGGCCGCTCGCATACGCGCCGGCGAGGAGCTGGGTCACGCGATGGACGCAATTGCCAACGTCGTCGGCACCAAGCATGGCCGCGGCGCGGTGGGCATCCTGACGGCCGGACTAATCGACCGACAAGGGGCGTATGAGCCGATGGTGGCTTACGCGTTGGCGCCCTGGCTGGCGCCCGCGTTCTTCGCGCCCGCGGAAGCGCCCGCGGAGCGCGACCTCGATTAGGACGGCCGGTACACCAATACCGGTGTGTGGGTGTGGCGCATGACTTCGTCCGCTACGCTGCCGAGCATCATTCGCTTGAGTCCGCCACGTCCGTGTGTGGCCATGGCGAGCGCACCCGCCGACGTACGCCGCGCTTCGTCAATAATGGCACGCGAAATACTCAT
This region of Gemmatimonas groenlandica genomic DNA includes:
- a CDS encoding sigma-70 family RNA polymerase sigma factor; amino-acid sequence: MDNEAVLLATVPRDATDATDATDASDRGGDRAARRAQFEREALVHLDALYSFALKLARSRDDAEDLVSDTLLRALERWEQYHLGTNIRAWLFTILYHVFVSRKRRIDAREVQQPEDTEGWALFEAVGEADPEGRFYDSFLDDEITRAIRSLPEEYRAAVVLSDLQGLRYAEIANALGVPEGTVKSRLFRGRRLLQRKLANYAVEMGYLKESVVRAVVTPNVTSVVGA
- the yjjX gene encoding inosine/xanthosine triphosphatase translates to MNFPFARVAVGSRNPVKLAAVRAVLERVQPAVELFAVDVASGVPDQPMGDEETQRGARNRAIAALQLTGAELAVGLEGGVVELADGRMRSCAWAVVVDREGVEGLGGSLSMPLPDLVAARIRAGEELGHAMDAIANVVGTKHGRGAVGILTAGLIDRQGAYEPMVAYALAPWLAPAFFAPAEAPAERDLD
- a CDS encoding CGNR zinc finger domain-containing protein; protein product: MPVSLSDARRADSRDRPPGPVPPRTRLWLDFVNTDAAAQSPGGDLLRDFESLLSWFKEHGAVDDERAAGIRRRAVLQPAAAAATLVDARRVRAALRVLAEKGNLTDRVRDDAVLEINRVLGRSAGTRRLDARAEGGYARAFVPTGDAFAGLMIPIVESAADSLVEGELARVRRCADPRCHRVFLDGTKNGLRRWCDMGTCGNRAKAARHRARTVTRP